One window of Mesorhizobium sp. WSM4904 genomic DNA carries:
- a CDS encoding LysR family transcriptional regulator, translating into MDRDLLTHLPVIVAVARRGRFALAAAELGMSPSAVSHAVRLVEERIGQPLFARTTRSVSLTEAGKALVETAAPALQDIAERMDRIRGVKGRPSGLLRINASNVAIPLAVTPVVAAMAERYPDVTVEVFAEQGLVDIVGEGFDAGIRLGEMIAQDMITVRLTSSFKAVIVASPGYIGKHGRPRDVADLAKHNCIGYRLVRSGGLYRWDLSDNGKDVAVETRGTAVVTDSLAAIDLALAGVGLAYLFEPLVRADLAAGRLVQVLPKTAIEEPGLFLYFPRRASMAPKLRAFIDTAHEIGRASMRTPGRVA; encoded by the coding sequence ATGGACCGGGATCTGCTCACGCATCTGCCTGTGATTGTCGCCGTGGCGAGGCGGGGCCGCTTCGCGCTGGCCGCGGCCGAGCTTGGCATGAGCCCGTCGGCCGTCAGCCATGCCGTGCGGCTGGTGGAAGAGCGCATCGGCCAGCCGCTGTTCGCGCGCACGACGCGCAGCGTCTCGCTGACCGAAGCCGGCAAGGCGCTGGTGGAGACGGCGGCCCCTGCCCTTCAGGACATCGCCGAGCGGATGGACCGCATCCGCGGCGTCAAGGGCCGGCCCTCCGGTCTGCTCCGGATCAATGCCTCCAACGTCGCGATCCCCTTGGCGGTGACGCCCGTGGTCGCGGCCATGGCCGAGCGCTATCCTGACGTGACGGTCGAGGTCTTCGCCGAGCAGGGCCTTGTTGACATCGTCGGCGAGGGTTTCGACGCCGGCATCAGGCTTGGTGAGATGATCGCGCAGGACATGATCACCGTGCGGCTCACGTCGTCCTTCAAGGCCGTGATCGTCGCTTCGCCCGGCTATATCGGAAAGCACGGCCGGCCGCGCGACGTGGCCGACCTCGCGAAGCACAATTGCATCGGCTACCGGCTCGTACGCTCCGGCGGCCTCTATCGCTGGGATTTGAGCGATAACGGCAAGGATGTCGCCGTCGAGACGCGCGGCACGGCTGTCGTCACCGATTCGCTTGCGGCTATCGATTTGGCGCTTGCCGGTGTCGGGCTTGCCTATCTCTTCGAGCCGCTGGTGCGCGCCGATCTCGCCGCCGGTCGCCTGGTCCAGGTGCTGCCGAAGACGGCGATCGAGGAGCCGGGCCTCTTCCTCTACTTCCCGCGGCGGGCCTCGATGGCGCCGAAGCTGAGGGCCTTTATCGACACCGCTCATGAAATCGGCCGGGCATCCATGCGGACACCCGGCCGAGTTGCCTGA
- a CDS encoding aldo/keto reductase, giving the protein MSMTYYTLGNSGLRVSRLALGTMTFGTEWGWGADRETARAMFDAYVEAGGNFFDTADLYTGGTAETWLGEFVAERGLRDKAVIATKFSMNVDPGNPNAGGNGRKNIMRAVDASLKRLGTDYIDLYLMHIWDRLTPAEEVLRTLDDLVRAGKVRHVGLSDVPAWYAGRAQAIAELRGYEPISALQLEYSLTERSIEHEFVPFATRHGAGIMVWSPLASGMLSGKYRPTQAGNSGRLDGFRNTTHPGFQKFTERNWAIVAELEKVAAELGRSMAQVALNWAATQPGIATVILGATKLAQLQDNLAALGFSIAPELRKRLDSASGMPAPFPHSYFGPEIQGRVTGGATTGDKPSGYSSPVLIEGEAVSVSSN; this is encoded by the coding sequence ATGAGCATGACCTATTACACGCTCGGCAACAGCGGCCTGCGCGTCAGCCGGCTGGCGCTGGGCACCATGACCTTCGGCACCGAATGGGGCTGGGGCGCCGACAGGGAAACCGCCCGCGCCATGTTCGACGCTTACGTCGAGGCCGGCGGCAATTTCTTCGACACCGCCGATCTGTATACCGGCGGCACCGCCGAAACCTGGCTCGGCGAATTCGTCGCCGAGCGCGGCTTGCGCGACAAGGCGGTGATCGCGACCAAATTCTCGATGAACGTAGACCCCGGCAATCCGAATGCGGGCGGCAACGGGCGCAAGAACATCATGCGCGCGGTGGACGCGTCGCTGAAGCGGCTCGGAACCGACTATATCGACCTTTATCTCATGCATATCTGGGACAGGCTGACGCCGGCCGAGGAAGTGCTGCGCACGCTGGACGATCTCGTTCGCGCGGGCAAGGTGCGCCATGTCGGCCTCTCAGACGTGCCGGCCTGGTATGCCGGCCGGGCGCAGGCGATCGCCGAATTGCGCGGTTATGAACCGATCTCGGCGCTGCAGCTCGAATATTCGCTGACCGAGCGCAGCATCGAGCATGAGTTCGTGCCTTTCGCCACACGCCATGGGGCAGGCATCATGGTCTGGAGCCCGCTGGCCAGCGGGATGCTCAGCGGCAAATACCGCCCGACACAGGCCGGCAATTCCGGCCGGCTGGACGGTTTCCGCAACACCACGCATCCGGGTTTCCAGAAATTCACCGAACGCAATTGGGCGATCGTGGCGGAACTCGAAAAGGTGGCTGCCGAACTCGGCCGCAGCATGGCTCAGGTGGCACTCAACTGGGCGGCAACGCAGCCTGGTATCGCCACGGTCATCCTCGGCGCGACGAAGCTTGCCCAATTGCAGGACAATCTCGCGGCGCTCGGCTTTTCGATTGCGCCTGAGCTTCGCAAGCGGCTGGATTCGGCGAGCGGCATGCCGGCGCCGTTCCCGCATTCTTATTTCGGGCCCGAAATCCAGGGGCGGGTGACCGGCGGCGCCACTACCGGCGACAAACCGTCCGGCTATTCTTCACCGGTCCTGATCGAAGGCGAGGCGGTCAGCGTCAGCAGCAACTGA
- the bamA gene encoding outer membrane protein assembly factor BamA: protein MKAASKFLSAASAAALSAALVLPGALAVQFVATSVAEAAVVSRVEVSGNQRVDAETIRNYISIKPGKAFSSADIDSAVKALFGTGLFSDVQINQVGSTLVVKVSEYKVVNQVLFQGNKKLKDNALQVAIQLKPRATFSQQALDADVEAVKAAYRRIGRDDAAVTTQIMDLGDNRVNVVFNINEGARTQIAAINFVGNSAFSSRRLSDVINTKRSTWLSFVLRDDVYDEDKLRADQELLRRFYYNHGYADFQVVSAVGELDEATNKYTVTITVQEGERYTFGDISVESTIPEVDSKSLESVVETHKGDVYNAKDVEDSIVALTEKVAGSGYAFAQVTPRGDRNFENHTISVVYTIDQGTKAYIERIEIRGNDRTRDYVIRREFDVSEGDAFNQVLIQRAKKRLEALDYFEKVDISTVPGSAPDQVVLVVDVVEKSTGEFSIGAGYSTGGDTPGPSIEGSITERNFLGRGQYIKLSAGGGRHSRDYALSFTEPYFLGRRIAAGFDIYKSTREYDHYDTDTTGATIRFGLPITDSISTQLAYNIAQEKYSLSDGCDPNGDGVPDAPCVVSPAILDGIQESPWVKSSVSLGLVYNTIDDMKNPHEGLYITGTTEVAGLGGDAKWVKLTGRASVYQTLSEQLDLVGLVSGGAGYVAGYGNGDLRIFDHFQSNDRMIRGFAYGGIGPIASDTSGDHLGGTTYFNASAEAQFPLPVIPESFGLRGAVFADAATLYGSKLDPSLVKAGSADMHLRASVGVGLMWASPFGPIRIDYAIPVEKQPGDDVQEFNFGIATRF, encoded by the coding sequence ATGAAGGCAGCATCCAAGTTTCTGAGCGCCGCGTCCGCGGCGGCTTTGTCCGCCGCCCTGGTTTTGCCAGGCGCGCTCGCAGTGCAGTTCGTTGCCACATCGGTAGCAGAAGCCGCGGTCGTCAGCAGGGTCGAGGTCAGCGGCAACCAGCGTGTCGATGCCGAAACCATCCGCAATTACATTTCGATCAAGCCCGGCAAGGCCTTTTCGAGCGCCGACATCGATAGCGCCGTGAAGGCTCTGTTCGGCACCGGGCTGTTCTCGGACGTCCAGATCAATCAGGTCGGCTCGACCCTGGTCGTCAAGGTTTCCGAATACAAGGTCGTCAACCAGGTCCTGTTCCAGGGCAACAAGAAGCTCAAGGACAACGCCCTTCAGGTGGCCATCCAGTTGAAGCCGCGCGCGACCTTCTCGCAGCAGGCGCTCGATGCAGACGTCGAGGCGGTCAAGGCCGCTTATCGGCGCATCGGCCGCGACGACGCCGCCGTGACCACCCAGATCATGGACCTCGGCGACAATCGCGTGAACGTGGTCTTCAACATCAACGAAGGCGCACGCACGCAGATCGCGGCCATCAACTTTGTCGGCAACAGCGCCTTTTCCAGCCGCCGCCTGTCGGACGTCATCAACACCAAGCGTTCGACCTGGCTGTCCTTCGTGCTGCGCGACGACGTCTATGACGAGGACAAGCTGCGCGCCGACCAGGAATTGCTGCGCCGCTTCTACTACAATCACGGCTATGCCGACTTCCAGGTCGTCTCGGCCGTCGGCGAGTTGGATGAGGCCACCAACAAATACACGGTCACGATCACCGTGCAGGAAGGCGAGCGTTACACCTTTGGCGACATCAGCGTCGAGAGCACGATCCCCGAGGTCGACTCCAAGTCGCTCGAATCGGTGGTCGAGACCCATAAGGGCGACGTCTACAACGCCAAGGACGTCGAGGACTCGATCGTCGCGCTGACCGAAAAGGTCGCCGGTTCGGGCTATGCCTTTGCCCAGGTGACGCCGCGCGGCGACCGCAATTTCGAGAACCATACGATCTCGGTCGTCTACACCATCGACCAGGGCACCAAGGCCTATATCGAGCGCATCGAAATCCGCGGCAACGACCGCACGCGCGACTATGTCATCCGCCGCGAATTCGACGTCAGCGAAGGCGACGCCTTCAACCAGGTTCTCATTCAGCGCGCGAAGAAGCGGCTGGAAGCGCTCGATTATTTTGAGAAAGTCGATATCTCGACTGTTCCTGGGTCGGCGCCCGACCAGGTTGTCCTGGTCGTCGACGTGGTCGAGAAGTCGACCGGCGAGTTCTCGATCGGCGCCGGCTATTCGACGGGTGGCGATACGCCTGGCCCATCCATCGAAGGTTCGATCACCGAGCGCAACTTCCTCGGCCGCGGCCAATACATCAAGCTGTCGGCCGGCGGCGGCAGGCATTCGCGCGACTACGCCCTCTCCTTCACGGAGCCGTATTTCCTCGGCCGGCGCATCGCGGCGGGCTTCGATATCTACAAGTCGACGCGTGAGTACGATCACTACGATACGGACACGACCGGGGCAACCATTCGCTTCGGCCTGCCGATCACCGACAGCATCTCGACGCAGCTGGCGTATAACATTGCGCAAGAGAAGTATTCGCTGTCCGACGGCTGCGATCCGAACGGGGACGGGGTACCTGACGCGCCCTGCGTCGTGTCGCCGGCGATCCTTGATGGTATCCAAGAGAGCCCATGGGTCAAATCTTCGGTCAGCCTTGGGCTGGTCTACAACACCATCGACGACATGAAGAACCCGCATGAGGGTCTCTACATCACCGGCACGACCGAGGTCGCCGGTCTGGGCGGCGACGCCAAGTGGGTGAAGCTGACCGGGCGCGCGAGTGTCTATCAGACCTTGTCCGAGCAGCTCGACCTGGTCGGCCTGGTGTCGGGTGGCGCCGGTTATGTTGCGGGCTACGGCAATGGCGACCTGCGCATCTTCGACCACTTCCAGAGCAACGACCGCATGATCCGCGGTTTCGCCTATGGCGGCATCGGCCCGATCGCCAGCGACACCAGCGGCGATCATCTCGGCGGTACGACCTATTTCAATGCCTCGGCGGAAGCCCAGTTCCCGCTGCCGGTCATTCCGGAGAGCTTCGGCCTGCGCGGCGCGGTGTTCGCCGACGCGGCAACGCTTTACGGCAGCAAGCTCGATCCGAGCTTGGTAAAGGCAGGCTCGGCTGACATGCATCTGCGCGCTTCGGTCGGTGTCGGCCTGATGTGGGCTTCGCCGTTCGGCCCGATCCGCATCGACTATGCGATCCCGGTCGAGAAGCAGCCTGGCGACGACGTGCAGGAATTCAACTTCGGTATTGCAACTCGTTTCTAA
- a CDS encoding phosphatidate cytidylyltransferase — protein sequence MSNLQQRVISAIVMAALTLALTWLGALPFRLFCAAIAALIFYEWTRMSRAESGARLGFLAEALILVFVGVLIAGPPALWLLTLVAALTAIAAAAARLRGAAQWEASGLAYASLSGFSLAYLRDDNHSGLIAILFLFAVVWATDIAAYFVGRAVGGPKLAPSISPGKTQSGALGGAVGGVVAGLLMAIATGAGNLIMLGLVALALSIVSQVGDLFESWVKRRHGCKDSSNLIPGHGGVMDRVDGLVAAAFALYLIGWVSAGTADHPAQGLFPF from the coding sequence ATGAGCAATCTCCAACAGCGCGTCATCTCGGCCATCGTGATGGCGGCGCTCACACTTGCGCTCACGTGGCTCGGGGCGCTGCCGTTCCGGCTGTTCTGCGCGGCTATCGCGGCGCTGATATTCTACGAATGGACGCGCATGTCGCGCGCCGAGAGCGGCGCGAGGCTCGGCTTCCTGGCGGAAGCGCTGATTCTCGTCTTTGTCGGAGTGCTGATTGCAGGGCCACCGGCCCTGTGGCTGCTCACTCTGGTCGCAGCCCTCACAGCTATCGCCGCTGCTGCCGCGCGGCTGCGGGGAGCAGCGCAATGGGAGGCATCGGGGCTGGCCTATGCGTCGTTGTCGGGCTTTTCACTCGCCTATCTGCGCGATGACAACCATTCGGGGCTGATCGCCATCCTCTTCCTGTTCGCGGTGGTCTGGGCGACCGACATTGCGGCCTATTTCGTCGGTCGGGCGGTCGGCGGGCCAAAACTCGCGCCGTCGATCTCGCCCGGCAAGACGCAGAGCGGCGCGCTTGGCGGCGCCGTGGGCGGCGTGGTTGCCGGATTGCTGATGGCAATCGCGACCGGGGCCGGCAATCTCATCATGCTTGGCCTTGTCGCCTTGGCGCTCTCGATCGTCTCGCAGGTCGGCGATCTGTTCGAATCCTGGGTCAAGCGCCGACACGGCTGCAAGGATTCGAGCAATCTCATTCCCGGCCATGGCGGCGTCATGGACAGGGTCGATGGGCTTGTCGCGGCGGCTTTCGCCCTGTACCTGATCGGCTGGGTTTCGGCGGGCACCGCCGATCATCCGGCGCAGGGGCTGTTTCCGTTCTAA
- a CDS encoding isoprenyl transferase gives MATPAHVAIIMDGNGRWAKARGMPRLAGHRAGVEALRKTVRAAPELGISYLTVYAFSSENWSRPKSEVSDLMGLLKLFIRRDLAELHQNGVRVRVIGDREGLQPDIRGLLQEAESLTAGNEALTLVIAFNYGGRDEIVRTARKLADAVARGEMTSDAITMESFAGSLDTEGIPDPDLVIRTSGELRLSNFLLWQAAYSELVFLPCYWPDFSREHLADALRDFAGRERRFGGLAARDVAL, from the coding sequence ATGGCAACGCCCGCGCATGTCGCGATCATCATGGACGGAAATGGACGCTGGGCCAAGGCGCGCGGCATGCCGAGGCTTGCCGGCCACCGCGCCGGCGTCGAGGCCTTGCGCAAGACGGTGCGCGCCGCGCCCGAGCTCGGCATCTCCTACCTGACGGTCTACGCCTTCTCCTCCGAAAACTGGTCGCGGCCGAAATCCGAGGTCAGCGACCTGATGGGCCTTTTGAAGCTCTTCATCCGCCGCGATCTCGCCGAACTGCACCAGAATGGCGTGCGGGTGAGGGTGATCGGCGACCGGGAAGGGCTGCAACCAGACATCAGGGGATTGCTGCAGGAAGCCGAATCGCTGACCGCCGGCAACGAGGCGCTGACACTCGTCATCGCCTTCAACTATGGCGGCCGCGACGAGATCGTGCGCACCGCGCGCAAGCTCGCCGATGCAGTGGCTCGCGGCGAAATGACGAGCGACGCCATCACGATGGAGAGCTTTGCCGGTTCGCTCGACACCGAGGGCATTCCCGATCCCGACCTGGTGATCCGCACCAGTGGCGAGCTCCGGCTGTCGAACTTCCTTTTGTGGCAGGCCGCCTATAGCGAACTCGTCTTCCTGCCTTGCTACTGGCCGGACTTCAGCCGGGAGCATCTGGCCGACGCCCTGCGGGACTTTGCCGGCCGCGAGCGCCGTTTCGGCGGGCTCGCCGCCCGCGACGTTGCTTTGTAG
- the frr gene encoding ribosome recycling factor, producing the protein MSGEYDDLKRRMDGAIAAFKHDLASLRTGRASSNLLDAVQVQAYGTTMPINQVANVTVPEPRMISVSVWDKSMVSAVDRAIREANLGFNPIVDGTNLRIPLPELNEQRRKELVKISHGYAENARVAVRHVRRDGMDFLKKAEKDGTISEDDHRKRSDQVQKLTDEMISTIDHLLSDKEAEIMQV; encoded by the coding sequence ATGAGTGGCGAATATGACGATCTTAAGCGGCGCATGGACGGGGCGATCGCGGCCTTCAAGCATGATCTTGCTTCGCTGCGCACCGGCCGCGCCTCCAGCAACCTGCTCGACGCCGTCCAGGTCCAGGCCTACGGCACGACGATGCCGATCAACCAGGTGGCCAATGTGACGGTGCCGGAGCCGCGCATGATTTCGGTCTCGGTCTGGGACAAGTCGATGGTCAGCGCCGTCGACCGCGCCATCCGCGAGGCCAATCTCGGCTTCAACCCGATCGTCGACGGCACCAATCTCCGGATTCCGCTGCCCGAACTCAACGAGCAGCGCCGCAAGGAACTGGTCAAGATCTCGCACGGCTATGCCGAGAACGCCCGCGTCGCGGTGCGCCATGTCCGCCGCGACGGCATGGATTTCCTCAAGAAGGCGGAAAAGGACGGCACGATCAGCGAGGACGATCATCGCAAGCGGTCCGACCAGGTACAGAAGCTGACCGACGAGATGATCAGCACCATCGATCACCTGCTTTCCGATAAGGAAGCTGAAATCATGCAGGTTTAG
- the pyrH gene encoding UMP kinase, producing MTVKPLYRRVLLKASGEALMGEQHFGIDVSVVDRIAADIAEARALGIEVGVVIGGGNIFRGVAVASKGGDRVTGDHMGMLATVINSLALRTSLNKIGVDAVVLSAIAMPELCESFSQRQATAYMNQGKVVIFAGGTGNPFFTTDSAAALRAAEIGADALFKGTQVDGVYSADPKKDPDAVRFDRISHAEVIKRGLTIMDTAAIALARENNIPIIVYSIHEKGGFGEILRGGGRCTIVADN from the coding sequence ATGACGGTGAAGCCCCTCTATCGACGTGTCTTGCTGAAAGCTTCGGGCGAAGCGCTGATGGGAGAACAGCATTTCGGCATCGACGTCTCGGTCGTCGACCGCATCGCCGCCGACATTGCCGAGGCGCGGGCACTTGGCATCGAAGTCGGTGTCGTGATCGGCGGCGGCAACATCTTCCGCGGCGTAGCCGTCGCCTCCAAGGGCGGCGATCGCGTCACCGGCGACCACATGGGCATGTTGGCCACAGTCATCAACTCGCTGGCGCTGCGCACCTCGCTGAACAAGATCGGCGTCGACGCCGTGGTGCTCTCGGCCATTGCCATGCCCGAGCTCTGCGAGAGTTTTTCACAGCGCCAGGCGACCGCCTACATGAACCAGGGCAAGGTGGTGATCTTCGCCGGCGGCACCGGCAACCCGTTCTTCACCACCGATTCGGCCGCCGCGCTTCGCGCCGCCGAGATCGGAGCCGACGCGCTGTTCAAGGGCACCCAGGTCGACGGTGTCTATTCGGCCGACCCCAAGAAGGATCCGGACGCGGTACGCTTCGACCGCATAAGTCATGCCGAGGTCATCAAACGCGGGCTTACCATCATGGATACGGCCGCGATTGCACTTGCGCGCGAAAACAACATTCCGATAATCGTCTATTCGATCCACGAAAAGGGTGGTTTCGGCGAAATTCTGAGGGGCGGCGGCCGTTGCACGATCGTCGCGGACAATTGA
- the tsf gene encoding translation elongation factor Ts: protein MSITAAQVKELRDLTGAGMMDCKAALNETNGDMEAAVDWLRKKGISKADKKAGRTAAEGLIGVDSGVREAAIVEVNSETDFVARNAAFQEIVANVAKVGLAYGTTEAVAAAKYPGSDKSVTDTIKDAVGTIGENMGFRRSAKLTVPHGAVATYVHNAVADGLGKLGVLVAIETTGNEHAANAFGRQVAMHVAATNPVALTAEEVDPALVEREKAIFSDQARQSGKPEAIIEKMVEGRLRKFYEEVVLLKQAFVLNPDITVEKALKDAEKEIGAPAKISAYLRFALGEGIEKETTDFAAEVAAAVKK from the coding sequence ATGAGCATTACGGCTGCACAGGTCAAAGAACTCCGCGACTTGACCGGCGCGGGCATGATGGACTGCAAGGCGGCGTTGAACGAAACCAACGGCGACATGGAAGCGGCCGTCGACTGGCTGCGCAAGAAGGGCATCTCCAAGGCCGACAAGAAGGCCGGCCGCACTGCGGCGGAGGGCCTGATCGGCGTCGATTCCGGCGTTCGCGAAGCCGCAATCGTCGAAGTCAATTCTGAGACCGACTTCGTCGCGCGCAATGCCGCTTTCCAGGAAATCGTCGCCAACGTCGCCAAGGTCGGGCTCGCTTACGGCACGACCGAGGCGGTGGCCGCAGCCAAGTATCCGGGCTCCGACAAGTCGGTCACCGACACCATCAAGGATGCGGTCGGCACCATCGGCGAGAACATGGGCTTCCGCCGTTCGGCCAAGCTCACCGTTCCGCATGGCGCAGTGGCGACCTATGTCCACAATGCCGTCGCCGACGGCCTCGGCAAGCTCGGCGTGCTGGTCGCGATCGAGACCACCGGCAACGAACATGCCGCCAATGCATTCGGTCGCCAGGTCGCCATGCATGTCGCAGCAACCAACCCGGTCGCGCTGACTGCCGAGGAAGTCGACCCGGCGCTTGTCGAGCGCGAGAAGGCGATCTTCTCCGACCAGGCCCGCCAGTCCGGCAAGCCGGAAGCGATCATCGAGAAGATGGTCGAGGGCCGCCTGCGCAAGTTCTACGAAGAGGTCGTGCTTCTGAAGCAGGCCTTCGTGCTCAATCCCGACATCACCGTCGAGAAGGCACTGAAGGATGCCGAGAAGGAGATCGGCGCTCCGGCCAAGATCAGCGCTTACCTGCGCTTCGCGCTTGGCGAAGGTATCGAGAAGGAAACGACCGATTTCGCGGCGGAAGTCGCGGCCGCGGTCAAGAAATAG
- a CDS encoding nuclear transport factor 2 family protein — MNALRHVTFAAGLALAPVDAGGTEPTAWQALADERAVIRIADAIDRAVDAQDWKLARSYFADRVAADFSSLSGQPAANIASDDLIGAWAANLKGSKTSLHLRTNHQVVIEGDKATVLSNGYAWNRMEGNGDPLWEVWGTYEHRLTRSAAGWKVDGFTFRMTHERGNPWVKATPGQ, encoded by the coding sequence ATGAATGCGTTGAGACATGTGACCTTCGCGGCAGGACTGGCGCTGGCGCCGGTCGATGCCGGCGGAACCGAGCCAACCGCTTGGCAAGCGCTCGCCGACGAGCGTGCCGTCATCCGAATCGCGGACGCCATCGACCGCGCCGTCGATGCACAGGATTGGAAGCTTGCGCGCAGTTATTTCGCCGACCGTGTCGCTGCCGACTTCAGCAGCCTTTCCGGGCAGCCTGCTGCCAACATCGCCTCCGACGACCTGATCGGCGCCTGGGCGGCGAATCTCAAGGGAAGCAAGACGAGCCTGCATCTGCGCACCAACCACCAGGTCGTTATCGAAGGCGACAAGGCTACCGTCCTTTCCAACGGCTATGCCTGGAACAGGATGGAAGGCAATGGCGATCCGCTCTGGGAAGTCTGGGGCACGTATGAGCATCGCCTGACCCGCTCGGCCGCCGGCTGGAAGGTCGACGGGTTCACCTTCCGCATGACGCATGAGCGCGGCAATCCATGGGTCAAGGCGACCCCCGGCCAATAA
- the rseP gene encoding RIP metalloprotease RseP, whose amino-acid sequence MNEILHAVFSTQGFVLGTLVPFLFVLTVVVFVHEMGHYLIGRWCGIGVKAFAIGFGPELFGFNDRHGTRWKLCAIPLGGYVKFVGDMNATSSQPSAEEIESLTEAEREVAFHTQPIWKRAATVVAGPLFNFLLTIAVFAVLFSLYGRPVMEPTVAEVTAGSPAARAGIQPGDRFVRVDGSKVETFADVQRLVSGRAGDAITFTMLRDGKEITATATPEPMEQQDALGNKVKVAIIGVANNAEFGQPRLVSYTPAGALAAAVEETGHVIERTGQFMKRFVIGREDKCQLGGPIKIAKMSGQAAKLGFEWLVQLVAFLSVGIGILNLLPIPPLDGGHLLFYGVEAVIRRPVSERMMEMAYRTGLLLVLGFMGFVFWNDLFGC is encoded by the coding sequence TTGAACGAGATTCTTCACGCCGTCTTCAGCACCCAAGGGTTTGTCCTCGGCACCCTTGTGCCGTTCCTGTTCGTGCTCACCGTCGTCGTGTTCGTGCATGAGATGGGCCACTATCTCATCGGTCGCTGGTGCGGCATCGGCGTGAAGGCTTTTGCCATCGGTTTCGGCCCGGAGCTTTTCGGCTTCAACGACCGCCACGGCACGCGCTGGAAGCTTTGCGCCATACCGCTTGGCGGCTACGTCAAATTCGTCGGCGACATGAATGCGACATCGAGCCAGCCGAGCGCCGAGGAGATCGAATCGTTGACCGAGGCCGAGCGCGAGGTCGCCTTTCACACCCAGCCGATCTGGAAGCGCGCGGCGACCGTCGTTGCCGGGCCGCTGTTCAACTTCCTGCTGACGATCGCCGTCTTTGCGGTGCTGTTTTCGCTCTACGGCCGTCCGGTGATGGAGCCGACAGTGGCCGAAGTCACCGCTGGCAGCCCAGCCGCGCGGGCAGGCATCCAGCCCGGCGACCGATTCGTCAGGGTCGACGGCAGCAAGGTGGAAACCTTTGCCGACGTTCAGCGCCTGGTTTCGGGCCGCGCCGGCGACGCCATCACGTTCACCATGCTGCGCGATGGCAAGGAAATCACCGCCACGGCGACGCCGGAGCCGATGGAGCAGCAGGACGCGCTGGGCAACAAGGTCAAGGTCGCGATCATCGGCGTCGCCAACAATGCCGAGTTCGGGCAGCCGCGACTGGTCTCCTACACGCCTGCGGGCGCGCTGGCGGCGGCTGTCGAGGAAACCGGCCATGTGATCGAGCGCACCGGCCAGTTCATGAAGCGGTTTGTTATCGGGCGCGAGGATAAGTGCCAGCTGGGCGGACCGATCAAGATCGCAAAAATGTCGGGTCAGGCGGCCAAACTCGGCTTCGAGTGGCTGGTGCAGCTTGTTGCATTCCTGTCAGTCGGGATAGGGATTCTCAATCTTCTGCCGATTCCCCCTCTCGACGGCGGCCACCTGTTGTTCTACGGCGTGGAGGCCGTCATAAGACGGCCCGTGTCGGAGCGGATGATGGAGATGGCCTACCGGACCGGTCTCCTTCTGGTGCTCGGATTTATGGGCTTCGTTTTTTGGAATGATCTGTTTGGGTGCTGA